Proteins from one Brevibacillus humidisoli genomic window:
- the pseG gene encoding UDP-2,4-diacetamido-2,4,6-trideoxy-beta-L-altropyranose hydrolase — protein sequence MNVFFRVDASISIGTGHVMRCLSLAEELRARGASISFLCRKLTGDLCGQIEQKGFPVYRISDGDSDVERSIAVLQRESAVVDWLIVDHYGLDAKWERRVRPYVKKLLVIDDLANRPHDCDLLLDQNIYEQMESRYDQRVPPHCIKLLGPRFALLRTEFREVRKQMRQRHELHRIFIFFGGSDPTNETRKALEAIQAWHGKRLAVDVVVGGINPHKEQIRHFCASLPHAQYHCQIPHIAALMARADLAICAGGTVTWERFCLGLPAIVIAVAENQMALAQNTHQLGIDCYLGRSADVTPERIQLELSNLAENSSRLMQAGRRAIALVDGYGVSRVITHMKELLHERVKGGADIASDRSDRG from the coding sequence GTGAACGTATTCTTTCGTGTTGATGCATCCATTTCAATTGGCACAGGTCACGTGATGCGCTGCCTATCGCTTGCTGAGGAACTTCGCGCAAGAGGTGCCAGCATTTCGTTTCTGTGCCGGAAGCTCACAGGCGATCTATGTGGACAGATTGAGCAGAAGGGTTTTCCCGTCTACCGGATCAGCGATGGAGACTCTGATGTGGAACGATCGATCGCTGTTCTGCAGCGAGAGTCAGCAGTGGTCGACTGGCTGATCGTCGATCATTACGGCCTTGACGCGAAGTGGGAACGTCGGGTGCGACCATATGTGAAGAAACTGCTAGTGATCGATGATTTGGCAAACCGGCCTCACGACTGTGATCTGCTGCTGGATCAAAATATATATGAACAGATGGAGTCTCGTTATGATCAACGGGTTCCTCCTCACTGCATCAAACTGTTGGGGCCGCGTTTTGCCCTGCTGCGGACTGAATTCAGAGAAGTTCGAAAACAAATGAGGCAACGTCACGAGCTCCATCGCATTTTCATATTTTTCGGCGGAAGCGATCCGACCAACGAAACGCGAAAAGCGCTCGAAGCCATTCAAGCTTGGCACGGGAAAAGGCTTGCCGTTGACGTGGTTGTCGGCGGGATCAATCCGCACAAAGAACAGATCAGACACTTCTGCGCATCACTGCCGCATGCACAGTATCATTGCCAGATTCCCCATATCGCTGCGTTGATGGCGCGGGCTGACCTCGCCATTTGCGCGGGCGGGACCGTGACATGGGAGAGGTTCTGTCTGGGACTGCCGGCGATCGTCATCGCTGTGGCGGAGAACCAGATGGCACTCGCGCAAAACACGCATCAACTTGGGATCGACTGCTATCTGGGAAGATCAGCAGATGTGACGCCTGAGCGGATTCAGCTGGAACTGAGCAATCTGGCGGAAAACTCATCCAGACTGATGCAGGCTGGGCGGAGGGCGATTGCGTTGGTGGACGGGTACGGTGTCTCACGTGTTATTACCCATATGAAAGAACTTCTACACGAACGGGTAAAGGGAGGGGCGGACATTGCCAGTGACCGTTCAGATCGGGGCTAA
- the neuB gene encoding N-acetylneuraminate synthase: protein MTVQIGAKSVGEDHPCFIIAEAGSNHNQDKQLAKELIDVAAEAGADAVKFQTFSADKLYSKKAPRFTYLKDANVYELIKSIELPREWQQELADYARAKQIMFMSTPFDTEAVDQLDAIGVEAFKMASFELVDLELLAYTAQKQKPVIISTGMATLGDIEDALYAIRKTGNEQIILLHCNSLYPTPEHVVNLRAIETMKRAFQLPVGFSDHTLGTVIPTAAAARGAHVIEKHFTLDRQLAGPDHQFALEPDELKQMIAHIRTVESALGSGVKARAPEEAEMFHKARRSLVAARKIAAGTRITEEMVAVKRPGYGILPKYKKLVVGRVAQMDIDEDDILTWDMV, encoded by the coding sequence GTGACCGTTCAGATCGGGGCTAAATCTGTCGGAGAAGATCATCCCTGCTTCATCATTGCTGAGGCAGGGTCCAACCACAACCAGGACAAACAATTGGCGAAAGAATTGATCGATGTTGCAGCCGAAGCCGGAGCAGATGCGGTCAAATTCCAAACGTTCAGCGCTGATAAACTATACTCCAAGAAAGCACCCAGGTTTACCTATCTGAAAGACGCAAATGTGTACGAGTTGATCAAAAGCATCGAACTGCCCCGTGAATGGCAGCAAGAGTTGGCCGATTACGCAAGAGCGAAACAAATCATGTTTATGTCAACGCCGTTTGACACGGAGGCGGTCGACCAATTGGACGCAATCGGAGTGGAAGCGTTCAAAATGGCCTCTTTTGAGCTGGTCGACCTGGAGCTATTGGCTTATACCGCGCAAAAACAGAAACCGGTCATCATTTCGACCGGAATGGCCACTCTCGGCGACATTGAAGATGCCTTGTATGCCATCCGCAAAACGGGAAACGAACAGATCATCCTATTGCATTGCAACTCGCTCTATCCGACACCTGAACATGTGGTCAATTTGCGGGCGATCGAGACGATGAAGCGTGCTTTCCAACTTCCGGTCGGTTTTTCTGACCATACCTTGGGGACGGTAATCCCGACGGCCGCCGCCGCCAGAGGGGCCCATGTGATTGAGAAGCATTTTACCTTAGATCGGCAGCTTGCAGGGCCAGATCACCAATTTGCATTGGAACCGGATGAGCTAAAACAAATGATTGCCCATATCCGTACCGTCGAATCCGCCTTGGGCAGCGGCGTCAAAGCGCGTGCGCCAGAAGAAGCTGAAATGTTTCACAAAGCCCGGCGCAGCCTAGTGGCAGCGCGAAAGATTGCCGCCGGGACCAGAATTACGGAAGAGATGGTGGCGGTCAAACGCCCTGGGTACGGGATATTGCCCAAGTATAAAAAGCTTGTCGTGGGCAGAGTTGCCCAGATGGACATTGACGAAGACGATATCTTGACCTGGGACATGGTCTAA
- a CDS encoding GNAT family N-acetyltransferase, which translates to MVIREATMEDAQLLFDWRNDPVTRANSFHSEPLGWETHVAWLQQAVSRDDLHIFVVEDQEQPIGTFRLNRIDSGRAEISITVAPPCRGKGFGGQILTEAARVARDQLGYTCLQAHVKESNIASRKAFFRAGYTIASYVLELELK; encoded by the coding sequence GTGGTCATCCGGGAGGCGACGATGGAGGATGCACAGCTTTTGTTTGACTGGCGTAACGATCCGGTAACCAGAGCCAATTCTTTTCACTCCGAGCCATTGGGATGGGAAACACATGTCGCATGGTTGCAACAGGCAGTTAGCAGAGACGACCTCCACATCTTTGTCGTTGAGGATCAGGAACAACCCATCGGGACGTTTCGGTTGAACCGGATCGACAGCGGTAGGGCCGAGATCAGCATCACCGTTGCCCCTCCATGCAGGGGAAAGGGGTTCGGCGGGCAAATCCTGACGGAAGCGGCACGAGTGGCAAGAGACCAGCTAGGGTATACCTGCTTGCAGGCACATGTAAAAGAAAGCAACATTGCGTCCAGAAAAGCGTTTTTTCGAGCAGGATATACCATTGCTTCTTATGTTCTCGAGCTTGAACTAAAGTAG
- a CDS encoding glycosyltransferase: MESRENQKEYLRMFLQEKVTIFLKNQASVMTFPTSEQPDISIILVVYNKAEYTYQCLETIKAHADVPYEIIIVDNGSSDQTSALLSKVENVTLVKNNENAGFLKGCNQGANVARGKWLLFLNNDTQIMPGLLSSLLHTGETTPQCAAVGGKLIFPDGKLQEAGSIIWSDGSCLGYGRDDDPFKPEYSYLKEVDFCSGACLLVKTEIFRQAGMFDKTFAPAYYEEADLCMNIRELGYKVIFQPAAVAIHYEFGSSSSMEEAIALQVQNRTAFVGKWKKQLCKFYPPAFENILYAREHGSRQKYRVLVVDDRIPVAELGSGFPRSLSILDGLAEAGFQVTLFPLQIPQKVEPYTYRLHQKGIEAFFNTIEEKLRFEEFLESRKHYYHAVWISRPHNMTEVVDVIKKVNPNQRIIYDAEALYSDREILQLELNGDRLSEKEKREMVKKEMELIYQADAVVTVSERERQTIIRNGFKEVEVLAHSVNLRVTPNGFGERQDILFVGGFLASPSPNEDAIYYFVREIFEQVHAETGAKLWIVGTNYLDSIKSLASERIIVTDQVDDVGEYYNKCRVFVVPTRYAAGIPIKLLECMAHGVPAVVTPLISEQLGLKDEVVLVGNTPRVFSEKVVSCYSDKNMWNRLRQNGINYVKNNFHADQFKATLKKLIKP, encoded by the coding sequence ATGGAAAGCAGAGAGAACCAAAAGGAATACCTGAGAATGTTTTTGCAGGAAAAGGTAACGATCTTCCTGAAAAATCAGGCATCCGTGATGACGTTTCCTACATCTGAACAACCCGATATCTCAATCATTCTAGTCGTGTACAACAAAGCGGAATATACCTATCAATGTCTCGAAACAATCAAGGCTCATGCGGACGTCCCTTATGAAATCATCATTGTAGACAACGGATCGAGCGATCAAACATCGGCACTGTTGAGCAAAGTGGAAAACGTAACACTTGTAAAAAACAACGAAAATGCAGGATTTTTAAAAGGCTGCAACCAAGGAGCGAACGTTGCCCGCGGGAAGTGGCTTCTGTTTCTAAACAATGACACGCAAATCATGCCCGGTTTGCTCTCATCCCTGCTGCATACAGGAGAGACGACGCCGCAGTGCGCGGCCGTCGGGGGAAAGCTGATCTTTCCGGATGGAAAGCTGCAGGAAGCGGGGAGCATCATCTGGAGCGACGGATCGTGCCTAGGCTACGGAAGAGATGATGATCCGTTCAAACCGGAATACTCCTATTTGAAAGAGGTCGACTTTTGTTCGGGTGCCTGTTTGTTGGTCAAGACCGAAATTTTTCGTCAAGCTGGCATGTTCGATAAAACCTTTGCACCCGCATACTACGAAGAGGCTGACCTGTGCATGAACATCCGTGAATTGGGATATAAGGTGATCTTTCAACCTGCGGCAGTTGCTATCCATTATGAGTTCGGCAGTTCCAGTTCAATGGAGGAGGCGATTGCCCTTCAAGTACAGAACCGAACAGCGTTTGTTGGAAAATGGAAAAAACAGCTCTGCAAGTTTTATCCGCCAGCTTTTGAAAATATCCTGTACGCCAGAGAGCATGGCAGCCGCCAAAAATACCGGGTACTGGTGGTTGATGATCGAATTCCGGTTGCCGAGTTGGGGTCAGGTTTTCCGAGAAGTCTCAGCATCCTGGACGGTCTTGCGGAAGCTGGATTTCAGGTAACGCTGTTTCCCTTGCAGATTCCGCAAAAAGTAGAGCCGTATACCTATCGCTTGCACCAAAAAGGAATAGAGGCTTTCTTCAACACCATTGAGGAGAAACTGCGGTTCGAGGAGTTCTTGGAAAGCCGTAAACATTATTATCATGCGGTATGGATCAGCCGGCCGCATAACATGACAGAAGTCGTGGATGTCATTAAAAAAGTAAATCCCAACCAGCGAATCATCTATGATGCCGAAGCACTCTATTCAGATAGGGAGATTCTTCAATTGGAACTAAATGGTGATCGGCTATCAGAAAAAGAAAAACGAGAGATGGTCAAAAAAGAAATGGAGTTGATCTATCAAGCAGATGCAGTCGTTACCGTCTCGGAGCGTGAACGGCAAACGATCATCCGTAACGGATTTAAAGAAGTGGAGGTACTGGCGCACAGCGTCAATCTTCGGGTTACGCCCAATGGGTTTGGTGAGAGGCAAGACATCCTATTTGTCGGGGGATTTCTGGCCTCGCCTTCTCCGAATGAGGATGCTATTTACTATTTCGTCCGAGAGATATTTGAGCAGGTCCATGCTGAAACGGGAGCAAAACTATGGATCGTCGGAACCAATTATCTCGATTCGATCAAATCGTTGGCTTCCGAGAGGATTATCGTTACCGATCAGGTAGACGATGTGGGGGAGTATTACAACAAGTGCCGGGTGTTTGTCGTTCCAACACGGTATGCGGCTGGAATCCCCATTAAACTGTTGGAATGCATGGCCCATGGTGTGCCTGCGGTGGTAACTCCTTTGATCTCCGAGCAGTTGGGACTAAAGGATGAAGTGGTACTAGTGGGAAATACGCCCCGCGTATTTAGCGAAAAAGTAGTTTCTTGCTATTCAGACAAGAACATGTGGAACCGTCTCCGACAAAACGGGATCAACTATGTAAAAAACAACTTTCATGCGGATCAGTTTAAAGCAACGTTGAAAAAATTGATTAAACCCTAA
- a CDS encoding glycosyltransferase: MTKKTGQEPYKVLVIDDRIPVPELGCGYPRSLGILEGMADVGYCVTLFPLQFPDPVEPYRSRLTQKGIEVLYSVNHHKINFSRFYTVRKNVYDAVFISRPHNMKEVVDLIKTLNPDQRIIYDAEALFAQREILRLELQEIRLPEHEKKVLIQEEIDLMSKADLVVTVSEHEKQLIERHRIVNVKVLSHCVDAVATSKSFEQRKDILFLGGFTPASPNEDAILSFVRDAFPAVHQRTGVKLWIVGTNFLESIQQLSSDRIIVTGRVENVREYYERCKLFVVPTRYAAGISLKLLESLAHGVPAVVTPLIARQMGLDENVVLIGKDPQDFTEKIVRCYTEKETWSRLRNNGLNYIVSKYNRRIFTQTLRELMM, encoded by the coding sequence ATGACCAAAAAAACCGGGCAAGAACCATACAAAGTACTGGTCATCGACGACCGCATACCGGTTCCAGAGCTAGGCTGCGGTTACCCGAGAAGTCTGGGCATTCTGGAAGGGATGGCAGATGTAGGGTATTGCGTGACACTCTTTCCGCTGCAGTTTCCCGACCCGGTTGAGCCCTACAGATCGCGTCTGACGCAAAAAGGGATCGAAGTGCTGTACAGCGTAAATCACCATAAGATAAACTTCAGCCGCTTTTATACCGTGCGAAAAAACGTCTACGATGCCGTTTTCATCAGCCGACCGCACAACATGAAGGAAGTGGTCGATCTCATTAAAACACTAAATCCGGATCAGCGAATCATCTACGATGCGGAAGCCCTTTTTGCACAGCGGGAAATTCTCAGACTGGAACTACAAGAAATTCGTTTGCCGGAACATGAAAAGAAGGTATTGATCCAAGAAGAAATCGACTTAATGTCCAAAGCGGATCTTGTTGTCACCGTCTCCGAACACGAAAAGCAGCTGATCGAACGCCACCGGATCGTCAATGTAAAGGTATTGAGTCACTGTGTTGACGCTGTGGCAACGTCAAAATCGTTTGAACAGCGGAAAGATATCTTGTTCCTCGGTGGTTTTACACCCGCTTCTCCCAATGAAGATGCGATACTCTCGTTTGTGCGTGACGCGTTTCCGGCTGTCCATCAACGAACAGGAGTGAAGCTTTGGATTGTTGGGACGAATTTCTTGGAATCGATTCAACAGTTGTCATCGGATCGTATTATCGTCACTGGTAGGGTGGAGAATGTGCGGGAGTACTATGAACGCTGCAAGCTCTTTGTCGTTCCTACCAGATACGCAGCCGGTATTTCCCTGAAACTTCTGGAATCCTTGGCACATGGAGTTCCTGCCGTCGTTACGCCGTTAATCGCCCGGCAGATGGGATTGGATGAGAACGTGGTATTGATCGGGAAGGATCCACAAGATTTCACTGAAAAAATTGTCCGGTGCTATACGGAAAAAGAAACCTGGAGCCGTCTGAGGAACAACGGATTGAACTACATTGTATCGAAATACAACAGGAGGATATTCACCCAAACACTACGAGAATTAATGATGTAG
- the cysC gene encoding adenylyl-sulfate kinase translates to MSKSTDICWHDSKVNKEDRRTLNGHKSCVLWFTGLSGSGKSTLATELEKELYQRRIRTYVLDGDNLRYGLNRDLGFSREERTENIRRIGELSKLFVDAGLITLCAIISPFRGDRDQVRCLFEPGEFIEIYVKCPLSECERRDPKGLYQKARAGQIQNFTGISAPYEVPDQPDMIIETDKQSVSQSVEQLLTYLREHNYIGT, encoded by the coding sequence ATCTCCAAATCAACCGACATATGCTGGCACGATTCAAAAGTAAATAAGGAGGATCGTCGAACCTTAAACGGCCACAAAAGTTGCGTGCTGTGGTTCACCGGTTTATCCGGCTCTGGAAAGTCAACATTGGCAACTGAATTGGAAAAAGAGCTCTATCAACGCAGGATACGAACCTACGTCCTGGACGGTGATAATCTTCGTTATGGCTTAAACAGGGATCTCGGTTTCAGTCGGGAAGAGAGAACCGAAAACATTCGCCGAATCGGCGAGTTATCCAAGTTGTTTGTCGATGCCGGTCTGATCACCTTATGCGCCATCATCTCACCCTTTAGGGGAGATCGGGATCAGGTCCGTTGTCTCTTTGAACCAGGAGAGTTTATCGAAATTTACGTAAAGTGCCCGCTCAGTGAATGCGAGAGAAGAGATCCAAAAGGATTGTACCAAAAAGCGAGAGCTGGGCAAATCCAAAACTTCACCGGCATCTCAGCTCCGTATGAAGTGCCCGACCAACCTGACATGATCATTGAAACAGATAAACAATCCGTAAGCCAATCTGTGGAGCAGTTGCTCACTTATTTGCGAGAGCACAACTATATCGGAACTTAA
- a CDS encoding sulfite exporter TauE/SafE family protein, with protein MDIWLIISGWCVGIVIGATGMGGGLIMTPLLILGFGVPPKVAVATDLIFASVTKLFGAWQHWRQQTVDYVLLKRVLLGSIPGTLIGIVVLKWLADGHENLPDEFISKTLAIVFFVIVAIMILQSAKKRMGEQLADGTQMKLARVAIIGFVVGFLVAVTSVGSGSLFAALLFLTYPFSAARLVGTDIVHGVLITGLAGLSHFFLGTIDLALAGNLLLGSVPGVLIGSKLGAVLPDRVIRLGLIVMLLVSAVKLW; from the coding sequence ATGGATATCTGGTTGATCATAAGCGGGTGGTGCGTCGGGATTGTGATCGGAGCTACCGGGATGGGTGGGGGGCTAATCATGACCCCTTTGTTAATACTCGGTTTTGGCGTTCCACCAAAAGTAGCTGTCGCGACTGACTTGATTTTTGCTTCTGTCACCAAGCTGTTTGGCGCATGGCAGCACTGGCGCCAACAAACAGTTGACTATGTGTTGTTGAAACGGGTGCTGCTGGGCAGTATTCCCGGGACGTTGATCGGTATTGTCGTATTAAAGTGGCTCGCAGATGGACATGAGAATTTGCCGGACGAATTCATCAGCAAGACGTTGGCCATCGTGTTTTTTGTGATCGTTGCAATCATGATTCTGCAGTCCGCAAAAAAACGGATGGGGGAACAACTGGCAGACGGGACACAGATGAAGCTGGCTAGAGTAGCCATCATCGGTTTCGTGGTCGGTTTTTTGGTCGCCGTCACCTCTGTTGGCAGCGGCAGCTTGTTTGCCGCTTTGCTGTTTTTGACCTACCCCTTTTCTGCTGCACGCCTGGTGGGCACCGATATTGTCCATGGTGTCTTGATTACTGGATTAGCTGGACTGTCCCACTTCTTTTTGGGAACGATTGACCTCGCGTTGGCCGGAAACCTGTTGCTCGGGTCGGTTCCTGGCGTGTTGATCGGAAGCAAGCTTGGTGCGGTATTGCCGGATCGGGTCATTCGTCTTGGGTTGATCGTGATGTTACTCGTCTCGGCCGTCAAACTATGGTGA
- the sat gene encoding sulfate adenylyltransferase, whose amino-acid sequence MNVTKRSSISPHGGELIQRTVTGEERDEVLKKAAGLKKLYIDTWIRSDLELIANGAFSPLTGFMGQQDYFHVLREMRLSSGLVWTLPVTLPVSRKEAADLQVGQEIALIGEGGIVYGILHLHEKYSYNKEEEARLVYGTVDPAHPGVKKIREKGEIYLAGPIWLLNEPSHHPFESFYLSPKQTRDLFAELGWKRIVGFQTRNPIHRAHEYIQKAALETVDGLLLHPLVGETKSDDIPAPIRMESYQVLMANYYPSNRVRLVIFPAAMRYAGPREAIFHALVRKNYGCTHFIVGRDHAGVKNYYGPYDAQRIFDQFPAADIGIVPLFFEHSFYCKTCSSMASAKTCPHPEADRLTLSGTKVREMLAAGTVPPAEFTRPEVADVLIRGMKE is encoded by the coding sequence ATGAATGTGACAAAGCGCTCAAGCATTTCTCCTCATGGCGGAGAACTGATTCAACGAACTGTGACAGGCGAGGAAAGAGATGAGGTGCTGAAAAAAGCAGCAGGATTGAAGAAATTGTACATCGACACTTGGATACGATCAGACTTGGAGTTGATTGCCAATGGAGCGTTTAGTCCGTTGACCGGATTTATGGGGCAACAGGACTATTTTCATGTCCTGCGAGAGATGCGGCTCTCCTCCGGTTTGGTTTGGACACTTCCCGTGACGCTGCCCGTATCGAGGAAAGAGGCTGCAGACTTGCAAGTAGGGCAAGAGATCGCCTTAATCGGTGAAGGTGGCATCGTATATGGGATTCTGCATCTGCATGAAAAGTATTCTTATAACAAGGAAGAAGAAGCACGATTGGTATACGGGACTGTGGATCCTGCCCATCCAGGTGTGAAAAAGATCCGGGAAAAAGGGGAGATCTATCTCGCGGGACCGATCTGGTTGTTGAATGAACCTTCGCACCACCCGTTTGAATCGTTCTATTTATCCCCAAAACAGACGCGCGATTTGTTTGCCGAGCTGGGGTGGAAGAGGATTGTTGGTTTTCAGACCAGAAATCCGATCCATCGCGCCCATGAGTATATACAGAAAGCCGCCTTGGAAACGGTAGACGGTTTGCTGCTCCATCCATTAGTCGGGGAGACCAAGTCTGACGATATTCCTGCGCCCATTCGGATGGAAAGCTATCAGGTCTTGATGGCCAACTACTATCCAAGCAATCGTGTACGGCTGGTGATCTTTCCAGCGGCGATGCGTTATGCGGGTCCGAGGGAGGCGATTTTTCACGCGCTTGTCCGCAAGAATTACGGATGTACGCACTTCATTGTAGGACGGGATCACGCTGGGGTTAAAAATTATTACGGTCCTTATGACGCACAGCGGATTTTTGATCAGTTTCCAGCAGCAGATATAGGGATTGTACCGCTCTTTTTTGAACACAGTTTTTACTGCAAAACGTGTAGCAGCATGGCTTCTGCCAAAACATGTCCGCATCCCGAAGCAGATCGGCTGACGTTAAGTGGGACGAAAGTAAGGGAGATGCTAGCGGCAGGGACCGTTCCGCCGGCAGAATTCACTCGTCCCGAGGTAGCGGATGTATTGATCAGAGGGATGAAAGAGTAA
- a CDS encoding sugar phosphate nucleotidyltransferase, protein MKGVILAGGTGSRLFPLTKVTNKHLLPIGKYPMIYHAIYKLREAGIESLLIVTGREHMGDVVSLLGSGQEFGVTLTYKVQDEPGGIAQALGLAEDFANGEQMTVILADNVFSDTLLPYVDHFRKQGTGAKILLAKVADPSRFGVPQLHGDKITLIEEKPCTPKSDYAVTGIYMYDSSVFDIIKTLTPSGRGELEITDVNNAYIQRRQLTYDVMTGWWTDAGTHASFFRANELAKDLDFGDFGRTKNAGKDESA, encoded by the coding sequence GTGAAAGGTGTAATTCTCGCTGGTGGCACCGGCTCCCGCCTGTTTCCGCTGACCAAGGTGACGAATAAACACCTGCTGCCGATCGGCAAGTACCCGATGATTTACCATGCCATCTACAAACTGCGTGAGGCAGGCATCGAAAGCCTGTTGATCGTTACCGGACGGGAGCATATGGGTGATGTAGTCAGCTTGTTAGGCAGCGGACAAGAGTTTGGAGTGACGTTAACGTACAAGGTGCAGGATGAACCAGGAGGAATAGCCCAAGCATTGGGATTGGCAGAAGACTTTGCAAATGGTGAACAAATGACGGTCATCTTGGCAGACAATGTTTTTTCCGATACTCTCCTCCCCTATGTGGATCATTTTAGAAAACAAGGCACAGGGGCCAAGATTCTGCTTGCGAAAGTGGCCGATCCCTCCCGATTCGGCGTCCCCCAACTGCACGGAGACAAGATTACCTTGATCGAAGAAAAACCGTGTACGCCCAAAAGCGATTATGCGGTAACAGGCATTTATATGTATGACAGCAGTGTATTTGACATCATCAAAACCTTAACTCCTTCCGGACGCGGCGAGCTGGAGATTACAGATGTGAACAATGCTTATATCCAGCGCAGGCAATTGACGTATGACGTCATGACGGGATGGTGGACGGATGCCGGGACCCATGCCTCCTTCTTTCGTGCCAACGAACTGGCCAAAGATCTTGATTTTGGAGATTTTGGCAGAACGAAGAACGCTGGAAAGGATGAGTCTGCTTGA
- a CDS encoding dTDP-4-dehydrorhamnose 3,5-epimerase family protein codes for MIDGVRVKKLLKHMDDRGYFMEVVRDDDNLLERFGQLSASLSYPGVIKAFHYHKHQDDIWFFPKGNAQVVLYDRRPASPTVGQTDVYYMGEHNLISLLIPRGVAHGYRVLGNEPAIITYLTNQSYDPDNPDEYRIAHNDPEIGFDWNTKFK; via the coding sequence TTGATTGATGGTGTCAGAGTGAAAAAGCTGCTGAAACACATGGATGACCGAGGATACTTTATGGAGGTAGTGAGAGACGACGACAATCTGCTGGAACGATTCGGCCAACTTTCGGCATCTCTCAGCTATCCTGGCGTGATTAAAGCGTTTCATTACCACAAACATCAAGATGACATCTGGTTTTTCCCGAAAGGCAACGCACAGGTGGTTCTGTATGATCGGCGCCCTGCATCGCCGACCGTGGGACAGACGGATGTCTACTACATGGGGGAGCATAACCTGATCTCCCTCTTGATTCCGCGAGGCGTTGCCCACGGCTACCGGGTATTGGGAAACGAACCCGCGATCATCACGTATTTGACCAATCAATCGTATGATCCCGACAATCCTGACGAGTACCGGATCGCTCACAATGACCCGGAGATCGGGTTTGATTGGAATACAAAATTCAAATAA
- the rfbB gene encoding dTDP-glucose 4,6-dehydratase, with protein sequence MKCLITGGAGFIGSHFIRYLLNKYPHYHVINLDLLTYAGNLENLRELQSHPHYRFVKGDICDRRLIESLQPVDVIVNFAAGSHVDRSIADPDIFVRSNVQGVQVLLDVARRHGIKKFVQVSTDEVYGSLGDSGYFSEETPLAPNSPYSASKAAADLLVRAYYQTYGLPVMITRCSNNYGPNQFPEKLIPLIITHALADKEIPVYGDGGNVRDWLHVYDHCAAIDLVIHRGIHGSVYNVGGSNEWTNLAIVRKILSLLQKPERLIRFVEDRPGHDRRYAIDAAKIRRELGWKPHYDFATGIAETIQWYINNREWWLGIKSMADQPLQGGNGGMTRQMRAGDAKR encoded by the coding sequence GTGAAATGCTTGATAACGGGCGGGGCAGGATTTATCGGCAGTCATTTTATCCGATATCTGCTGAATAAATATCCTCATTATCATGTGATTAATCTTGATTTGCTCACCTATGCCGGTAATCTGGAGAACCTCAGAGAACTTCAATCCCATCCCCATTACCGCTTTGTAAAAGGGGACATTTGTGATCGCCGTCTAATAGAATCGCTTCAACCAGTTGATGTGATCGTCAATTTTGCGGCGGGATCGCATGTGGATCGCAGCATCGCGGATCCTGACATCTTCGTTCGGAGCAATGTGCAGGGAGTGCAAGTGCTGCTTGATGTTGCCCGCAGACACGGGATAAAGAAGTTCGTACAGGTGTCCACAGACGAGGTATATGGCAGTTTGGGTGATTCAGGTTATTTTTCGGAAGAGACGCCGCTTGCCCCCAATAGTCCTTATTCAGCCAGTAAAGCGGCTGCAGATCTCCTCGTCCGTGCCTATTATCAGACATACGGACTGCCGGTTATGATCACACGCTGTTCTAACAATTACGGACCCAACCAGTTTCCGGAAAAGCTGATCCCGCTTATCATCACCCATGCGCTTGCGGACAAGGAGATCCCGGTTTACGGTGACGGAGGCAACGTACGGGATTGGCTGCACGTCTACGACCACTGTGCAGCAATCGATCTGGTCATCCACAGGGGGATACACGGCTCGGTCTACAATGTGGGCGGCAGCAACGAATGGACCAATCTAGCCATCGTCAGGAAGATTTTGTCGCTGTTGCAGAAACCGGAGCGGTTGATCCGATTTGTCGAGGATCGCCCAGGCCACGATCGCCGGTATGCGATAGACGCTGCCAAGATCCGGAGGGAACTGGGGTGGAAGCCGCACTACGACTTTGCGACCGGCATAGCAGAAACGATCCAGTGGTACATCAATAACCGAGAATGGTGGTTAGGAATCAAGAGTATGGCAGACCAGCCGTTGCAAGGTGGAAATGGTGGAATGACGAGGCAGATGCGCGCAGGAGATGCGAAGCGATGA